One stretch of Acidobacteriota bacterium DNA includes these proteins:
- a CDS encoding beta-lactamase family protein has product MNARIAATILCAALTVAAPAHSQATIGGEWREDVERFAARVVDAGLAPGMAIAVSKGEWVLYEGGFGVADAASGRPATADSAFYIASSTKALTATAFVLMAAEGKIALDAPITRYLPTLELAAPLDADEITVHQLLTMTDGIDQEGPVVVRTAYSGEFTPELLIELLADYGPSERGNAFAYRNLPYNILGLALDPRDGHGWKDVVEREVLEPLGMESTTARVSAIDPERVAWPHALAPLVAGEGWGRIRLPKADANLHAAGGHFTTASDLIRFVAAHASHGRLEGRRVFPAEPIASMHERIVPQARRFGPFERKAWGYGWDVSEWQGRTIVQRFGAFSGYRSHMSFEPETGLGVVVLTNGGGIASDAADLVATWIYDRLAGRGDLEEEYERQFAALQGERDSWKNEMSEHLAERQDRLAPLSHSLEHFAGTYENPKFGRIDWHVVAGGLEARMGVAGSRAEIYDAANNQLRVDIGGGVVFSFEFPDDGSPATAVVMRGERFERVQ; this is encoded by the coding sequence ATGAACGCTCGAATCGCTGCAACCATCCTGTGCGCGGCTCTTACCGTCGCTGCACCTGCTCACTCCCAGGCCACGATCGGCGGAGAATGGCGGGAGGACGTCGAGAGGTTCGCGGCCCGGGTCGTAGACGCGGGTCTGGCCCCGGGGATGGCGATCGCGGTGTCGAAAGGGGAGTGGGTGCTCTACGAGGGCGGATTCGGTGTCGCCGACGCCGCCTCGGGCCGGCCCGCCACAGCCGACAGCGCGTTCTACATCGCTTCGAGCACCAAGGCGCTCACCGCAACTGCGTTCGTTCTCATGGCTGCCGAAGGAAAGATCGCGCTCGACGCGCCGATCACGCGTTACCTGCCGACCCTCGAGCTTGCCGCCCCTCTCGATGCGGACGAGATCACCGTGCACCAGTTGCTGACCATGACCGATGGCATCGATCAGGAGGGCCCGGTCGTCGTCCGTACTGCGTATAGCGGCGAGTTCACCCCCGAGCTTCTGATCGAGCTTCTCGCTGACTATGGTCCATCCGAGAGGGGAAACGCATTCGCATATCGCAACCTCCCGTACAACATCCTCGGTCTGGCGCTCGATCCGCGAGATGGCCACGGCTGGAAGGACGTAGTCGAGCGTGAGGTGCTCGAACCGCTCGGGATGGAGTCGACGACGGCTCGCGTCTCGGCCATCGACCCGGAGCGAGTGGCCTGGCCCCACGCGCTCGCCCCACTCGTCGCCGGCGAGGGGTGGGGAAGAATTCGACTGCCGAAGGCCGACGCGAACCTCCACGCGGCAGGAGGCCACTTCACGACCGCCAGCGATCTCATCCGGTTCGTTGCGGCGCATGCGAGCCACGGGCGGCTCGAAGGCAGGCGCGTTTTCCCCGCAGAACCGATCGCTTCGATGCACGAGCGGATTGTCCCCCAGGCCAGGAGATTCGGTCCATTCGAGCGGAAGGCGTGGGGTTACGGATGGGACGTCTCCGAGTGGCAGGGAAGGACGATCGTCCAGCGCTTCGGGGCCTTCTCCGGCTATCGCTCGCACATGTCGTTCGAGCCGGAAACCGGTCTCGGCGTCGTGGTGCTGACCAATGGAGGCGGTATCGCGTCGGACGCGGCCGATCTCGTGGCGACCTGGATTTACGACAGGCTTGCCGGACGCGGGGATCTGGAAGAGGAGTACGAACGACAATTTGCAGCTCTGCAGGGAGAGCGGGACAGCTGGAAGAACGAAATGAGTGAGCATCTCGCCGAGCGCCAAGACCGTCTCGCGCCCCTAAGTCATTCTCTCGAGCACTTCGCGGGTACGTATGAGAACCCGAAGTTCGGGAGGATCGACTGGCACGTCGTTGCCGGAGGGCTCGAGGCGAGAATGGGAGTCGCCGGAAGCCGTGCGGAGATCTACGATGCGGCGAACAATCAGCTGCGGGTCGACATCGGTGGCGGCGTCGTCTTCAGCTTCGAGTTTCCCGATGATGGCAGCCCCGCGACGGCGGTGGTGATGCGTGGCGAGCGATTCGAGCGCGTGCAGTGA
- a CDS encoding AraC family transcriptional regulator, with the protein MAARAAKDLFEKGASLSGRGFRVERVRYHPGYRREAHAHDWMGITLVIDGALRERANGIEEDASALSVVFKPAGTVHENDVGPRGARTIAVEITDPDLLEDDRRPEVWRWSHADKGIQPLLSLGRALLEPSSGRDAENIVFELLAEFIDAPAPRPGDAPGWIRRAREALDDLAPAGIEVRELAESLCVHPVSLTRAFRRAYGIPVSRYRRQVRLRRAAEKVAGTRQSLSAIAQLAGYADQPHMCREMRSATGLTPAILRKLARG; encoded by the coding sequence ATGGCTGCGCGAGCCGCGAAAGATCTGTTCGAGAAGGGCGCGTCCCTCAGCGGCCGCGGTTTCCGGGTGGAGCGTGTCCGCTATCACCCGGGATATCGGCGAGAGGCGCATGCGCACGACTGGATGGGAATCACCCTGGTGATCGACGGGGCCCTTCGCGAGCGTGCCAACGGGATTGAAGAAGATGCGTCGGCCCTCAGTGTCGTCTTCAAGCCGGCCGGCACCGTCCACGAGAACGACGTGGGTCCTCGCGGCGCGCGAACGATCGCCGTCGAGATCACCGATCCCGATCTTCTCGAGGACGATCGCCGTCCGGAAGTCTGGCGATGGAGTCACGCCGACAAAGGCATCCAACCCCTCCTCTCCCTCGGTCGTGCGCTGCTCGAGCCGTCTTCCGGACGCGACGCAGAGAACATCGTTTTCGAGCTGCTTGCGGAGTTCATCGATGCTCCGGCACCGCGGCCGGGCGATGCTCCGGGCTGGATTCGGCGCGCGCGTGAAGCACTCGACGATCTCGCACCGGCGGGAATCGAGGTCCGCGAGCTCGCCGAAAGCCTGTGCGTACATCCGGTGTCGCTCACGCGGGCGTTCCGGCGCGCGTACGGAATCCCGGTCAGCCGCTATCGCCGCCAGGTCCGGCTCCGCAGAGCGGCCGAGAAGGTGGCCGGCACCAGGCAAAGTCTCTCCGCGATTGCCCAGCTTGCCGGGTATGCCGATCAGCCGCACATGTGCCGGGAGATGCGCTCGGCCACCGGACTGACTCCCGCGATTCTCCGCAAACTGGCCAGAGGCTGA
- a CDS encoding DUF1440 domain-containing protein has translation MRFGRRRKKRPSILKGMLAGAIGGAAGTVAMNYAHIAWNKAEAKLREADGSGSAEQSGEPATARTAGRITESFLDRPLTSREKAIAAQIVHWSMGSGSGAVYGGLASRYPGVASGAGLPFGLTLWAVADEIAVPAAGLSPPPGEVSATMHTKALAAHLVYGLVTELVRRGVVRLLGDPVRSR, from the coding sequence ATGAGGTTCGGACGAAGAAGAAAGAAGCGGCCATCCATCCTGAAGGGCATGCTCGCGGGTGCCATCGGCGGCGCCGCCGGCACCGTCGCGATGAACTATGCGCACATCGCCTGGAACAAAGCCGAGGCGAAGCTCCGTGAGGCCGACGGATCGGGATCCGCTGAGCAATCCGGCGAGCCCGCAACCGCCAGGACCGCCGGCAGAATCACCGAGTCGTTCCTCGACCGCCCCCTCACCAGCCGGGAAAAGGCGATCGCCGCGCAGATCGTCCACTGGTCGATGGGCTCCGGGTCCGGCGCGGTCTACGGCGGCCTCGCTTCCCGTTACCCCGGCGTCGCTTCCGGCGCCGGGCTCCCGTTCGGCCTCACCCTCTGGGCCGTCGCCGACGAGATCGCCGTCCCTGCCGCCGGCCTCTCCCCGCCACCCGGCGAGGTCTCCGCGACGATGCACACCAAAGCGCTCGCCGCCCATCTCGTCTACGGACTCGTCACCGAGCTCGTTCGCCGCGGCGTCGTCCGCCTCCTCGGTGACCCGGTCAGGAGTCGATGA
- a CDS encoding amidohydrolase, whose translation MRSAILSLFSLLFILPAAAQPTDRLMQEAERVEEQVIEWRRDIHEHPELGNREFRTAKIVADHLRSLGIEVETEIAHTGVVGTLRGNRPGPVVALRADMDALPVLEQTGLPFASRVTAEYNGQEVPVMHACGHDNHVAILMGVAEVLASMREDLPGTVKFFFQPAEEGPPEGERGGAALMMEEGVLAGPRAPEAIFALHVGPYPPGIYYKAEGIMAAADTLRIRVDGRQTHGSMPWLGVDPITASAQIIAALQTIPSRQLDVSAAPAVVSIGSIQGGVRGNIIPDFVEMVGTIRTLDEAMQKDFHERIRRTTEHVAMSAGATASVEIESYAPVTWNDPELVSRMLPTLVRAAGEKRVHAFARPIMGAEDFAHFQQQIPGFYFFLGVNDPGVGAGEAPPNHSPFFDANEDALIIGVRALAGLAWDYLHGAAAQ comes from the coding sequence ATGCGATCTGCAATTCTTTCCCTCTTCTCCCTTCTCTTCATCCTGCCTGCTGCCGCACAGCCGACCGACCGGCTCATGCAGGAAGCGGAGCGCGTCGAAGAGCAGGTGATCGAGTGGCGGCGCGACATCCATGAGCACCCCGAGCTCGGCAACCGCGAGTTTCGCACCGCGAAGATCGTCGCGGATCATCTTCGCTCGCTCGGCATCGAGGTAGAGACCGAGATCGCGCACACCGGAGTCGTCGGGACGCTGCGCGGCAATCGCCCAGGGCCGGTGGTCGCGCTTCGCGCCGACATGGACGCCCTGCCGGTCCTGGAGCAGACCGGACTTCCGTTCGCTTCGCGCGTCACCGCGGAGTACAACGGGCAGGAAGTCCCGGTCATGCACGCGTGCGGTCACGACAATCACGTCGCGATTCTGATGGGTGTCGCCGAGGTGCTCGCCTCGATGCGCGAGGACCTTCCGGGGACGGTGAAGTTTTTCTTTCAGCCCGCCGAGGAAGGGCCGCCGGAGGGGGAGCGGGGAGGCGCAGCGCTGATGATGGAAGAGGGTGTGCTCGCGGGTCCGCGCGCCCCGGAGGCGATCTTCGCGCTCCATGTCGGTCCGTATCCTCCGGGAATCTATTACAAGGCGGAAGGGATCATGGCGGCCGCGGATACTCTCCGGATCCGGGTCGACGGGCGGCAGACGCACGGCTCGATGCCCTGGCTCGGAGTCGATCCGATCACAGCCTCGGCGCAGATCATCGCCGCGCTCCAGACAATACCCAGCCGGCAGCTCGACGTCTCCGCGGCTCCGGCGGTCGTCTCGATCGGCTCGATTCAGGGAGGTGTTCGCGGCAACATCATTCCGGACTTCGTCGAGATGGTCGGAACGATCCGAACGCTGGATGAGGCGATGCAGAAGGACTTTCATGAGCGGATTCGCCGCACGACCGAGCACGTGGCGATGAGCGCGGGCGCGACCGCATCGGTCGAGATCGAATCGTACGCGCCGGTGACCTGGAACGATCCGGAGCTCGTGAGCCGGATGCTGCCGACGCTGGTGCGAGCCGCAGGCGAGAAGCGCGTGCACGCATTCGCACGGCCAATCATGGGCGCCGAGGACTTCGCGCATTTCCAGCAGCAGATTCCCGGCTTCTACTTCTTTCTCGGTGTGAACGATCCGGGAGTCGGAGCCGGCGAGGCACCGCCGAACCACTCCCCTTTCTTCGACGCGAACGAAGATGCGCTGATCATCGGGGTGCGCGCGCTCGCCGGGCTCGCGTGGGATTACCTCCACGGCGCGGCGGCACAATAG
- a CDS encoding type II toxin-antitoxin system PemK/MazF family toxin yields the protein MRRGEIWWASLPDPHGSSPGYRRPVVVIQANDFNESRIQTVIIATLTSNLALGEAPGNFVVSRRGTGLPKKSVVNVSQILTLTKSLLTERMGRLEGASLARLDAGLRLVLDLS from the coding sequence GTGAGGCGCGGGGAGATCTGGTGGGCTTCTCTGCCGGATCCCCATGGCTCGTCTCCCGGTTACCGGCGACCGGTGGTCGTGATCCAAGCCAACGACTTCAACGAGAGTCGCATTCAGACCGTAATCATAGCGACGCTCACGTCGAATCTCGCTCTCGGCGAAGCGCCTGGGAACTTCGTCGTGTCACGGCGCGGGACGGGATTGCCGAAGAAGTCGGTCGTCAACGTCTCTCAGATCCTGACCTTGACTAAATCATTGCTGACCGAGCGGATGGGGCGACTCGAAGGTGCTTCGCTTGCGCGACTCGACGCTGGTCTGCGGCTGGTGCTCGACCTTTCCTGA
- a CDS encoding metal-dependent hydrolase, protein MDPLAHTLTGANLAATRLGGKSRLAAAALVIGANAPDIDAILYFTGHRDLALGFRRGWTHGVLALVVLPLILTGLLLLYDRLRPDPERRADPKWLLLLSAIATLTHPTLDWLNTYGMRWLMPFRPTWFYGDSVNIMDPWIWLILGIGWLVGRRPTIAMVALWAIFTFLILRIVGGRAPEYLVLVAMIAVILLLALLWRGPARNARLGARFATTALIVTTLYICSRLLINAAAGAEVERQLEARGIVPVRVLMLSPHPIDPRAWSFVARNDDLYRVGTIEWPGGEVELSEETLPVAKESPEWRAARRDPSIRGFMTWVRFPSYVIERTGGETRVLIYDARRATGSWPSPRIVTLKP, encoded by the coding sequence ATGGACCCGCTCGCTCACACGCTCACAGGGGCGAATCTCGCCGCCACCCGGCTCGGTGGCAAGTCCCGTCTCGCCGCCGCCGCGCTCGTGATCGGGGCCAACGCGCCGGACATCGACGCGATCCTCTACTTCACCGGCCACCGCGATCTCGCGCTCGGCTTCCGGCGCGGCTGGACCCACGGCGTGCTGGCGCTGGTCGTTCTCCCCTTGATCCTGACCGGGCTCCTCCTTCTGTACGACCGGCTCCGGCCCGATCCGGAGCGGCGCGCCGATCCGAAATGGCTCCTTCTTCTCTCCGCGATCGCGACGCTCACGCATCCGACGCTCGACTGGCTCAACACCTACGGGATGCGCTGGTTGATGCCGTTCCGGCCGACGTGGTTTTACGGCGACTCGGTGAACATCATGGATCCGTGGATCTGGCTGATCCTCGGAATCGGCTGGCTCGTCGGACGGCGGCCGACGATCGCGATGGTCGCTCTCTGGGCAATCTTCACGTTCCTGATCCTCCGAATCGTCGGCGGGCGCGCGCCGGAGTACCTCGTTCTCGTCGCAATGATCGCCGTGATTCTTCTGCTGGCGCTGCTGTGGCGCGGTCCCGCGCGCAATGCGCGGCTGGGCGCGCGCTTCGCAACGACGGCGCTCATCGTCACGACGCTCTACATTTGCTCGCGGCTGCTGATCAACGCCGCGGCGGGCGCGGAGGTAGAGCGTCAGCTCGAAGCGCGCGGCATCGTTCCCGTACGCGTGCTGATGCTCTCCCCTCATCCGATCGATCCTCGGGCGTGGTCGTTCGTCGCGCGCAACGACGACCTCTACCGCGTCGGGACGATCGAGTGGCCGGGAGGGGAGGTCGAGCTCTCCGAAGAAACGCTTCCGGTCGCGAAGGAGAGCCCGGAATGGAGAGCGGCGCGGCGCGATCCCTCGATCCGCGGCTTCATGACGTGGGTGCGTTTCCCCTCGTACGTGATCGAGAGAACCGGTGGTGAGACGCGAGTCCTGATCTACGACGCCAGGCGAGCGACCGGCAGCTGGCCCTCACCAAGGATCGTGACGCTGAAACCGTGA
- a CDS encoding potassium/proton antiporter, with protein sequence MPEILLEKAVPIEMLLVAVGILLVVSILASKASGRLGVPALVLFLTIGMLAGSEGIGGIYFDDAETAQWIGVVALAFILFAGGLETNWDFVRPSIRGALSLSTLGVLLTSASVALAVFYFLGLPLPQAFLLGAIVSSTDAAAVFSVLRSKGVDLNEQLAATLELESGSNDPMAIFLTTASIQFLLQPSTTVGTLALDFVLQMSLGALFGYLMGVVATLIVNHLHLEYGGLYPVLTIAVVMLTYGGAAALGGNGFLAVYIAGIVMANRNFVHRRRLTAFHDGLAWLMQIAMFLVLGLLVFPSQLIEVAWVGIAVALVLIFIARPVAVFVSLAFTSLGLREKTLISWVGLRGAVPIILATFPLLAGAPGAALIFNVVFFIVLTSVILQGTTIPLVARWLRVDVATVPDLPPGEPAFSSRKESALLTIEVAEGSQAADKKIVQLPQWPREALILVVYRDDEFFLPVGGTELKPGDRLIVLTSKKVADRVRAIGAAPPRDGVGSELGT encoded by the coding sequence ATGCCAGAGATCCTGCTCGAGAAAGCTGTTCCGATCGAGATGCTTCTCGTCGCCGTCGGCATTCTGCTCGTCGTCAGCATCCTCGCGAGCAAGGCTTCGGGGCGGCTCGGTGTCCCGGCACTGGTGCTCTTTCTGACGATCGGAATGCTGGCCGGTTCGGAGGGAATCGGCGGGATCTACTTCGACGACGCCGAGACGGCGCAGTGGATCGGAGTCGTCGCGCTCGCTTTCATTCTCTTTGCGGGAGGTCTGGAAACGAACTGGGACTTCGTCCGTCCGAGCATCCGGGGCGCGCTGTCGCTCTCGACGCTCGGAGTGCTTCTGACTTCCGCATCCGTCGCGCTGGCCGTTTTCTATTTTCTGGGGCTCCCACTCCCTCAGGCTTTTCTTCTGGGAGCGATCGTTTCGTCGACGGACGCGGCGGCGGTTTTTTCGGTATTGCGCTCGAAAGGCGTGGATCTGAACGAACAGCTCGCCGCGACACTCGAACTGGAGTCGGGAAGCAACGATCCGATGGCTATCTTTCTCACCACGGCGTCGATCCAGTTTCTGCTGCAGCCGTCCACGACCGTCGGCACGCTCGCTCTGGACTTCGTTCTGCAGATGAGTCTCGGTGCTCTCTTCGGCTACCTGATGGGGGTCGTGGCGACCCTGATCGTGAATCATCTCCATCTCGAGTACGGTGGCCTTTACCCCGTTCTGACGATCGCGGTCGTCATGCTCACGTATGGAGGGGCGGCTGCGCTCGGCGGAAACGGATTTCTGGCGGTCTACATCGCAGGGATCGTCATGGCCAATCGAAATTTCGTTCACAGGCGCCGGCTGACAGCATTTCACGACGGCCTCGCCTGGCTGATGCAGATCGCCATGTTCCTCGTGCTCGGGCTTCTCGTGTTCCCGTCGCAGCTCATCGAGGTGGCGTGGGTCGGCATCGCCGTGGCCCTCGTGCTGATCTTCATCGCGCGCCCGGTCGCCGTGTTCGTGTCTCTCGCTTTCACTTCGCTCGGTTTACGGGAGAAGACACTGATCTCCTGGGTCGGGCTTCGTGGGGCCGTGCCGATCATTCTCGCAACGTTCCCTCTGCTCGCGGGAGCGCCGGGAGCGGCGCTCATTTTCAATGTCGTCTTCTTCATCGTCCTGACGTCGGTCATTCTGCAGGGAACGACGATTCCTCTGGTGGCGCGCTGGCTGAGGGTCGACGTAGCGACCGTTCCGGATCTCCCGCCAGGCGAGCCGGCCTTTTCATCGCGGAAGGAAAGCGCGCTTCTCACCATCGAAGTCGCCGAGGGCTCGCAGGCCGCCGACAAAAAGATCGTTCAGCTTCCGCAATGGCCGCGCGAAGCGCTGATCCTCGTCGTCTATCGCGATGACGAGTTCTTTCTCCCGGTGGGCGGGACCGAGCTGAAGCCGGGCGATCGGCTGATCGTCCTCACGAGCAAGAAGGTCGCTGACCGGGTTCGCGCAATTGGAGCAGCACCTCCCCGGGACGGGGTCGGGTCTGAACTTGGAACTTAA